Below is a window of Komagataella phaffii GS115 chromosome 1, complete sequence DNA.
TGTAATTCCAGTTCTCTAGCCCCAATGTTTGGTAGATgagtcttcttttggaacaCATTCTTCCTAATAAACTGCTTTACATGAGAAGTAGCATGTTTTGGTTGCTTTCTGTCAACAAACAAATCATCGTAGTCCATGTCGTTTTCACTAATCAATGACGAAGCAGTGTCTGGCCTTGAAATCTTCCTATCTCCGTTATCATGAATGTGAAATTCCAAGAATTGATCCGGAGTGTCCTCCAAatctgaacttggagaCTCATGACCTCTGCTATGATCATCAACGTAACGTCTTTCTGTGCCCCTTTTCAACGCTTCGTCTATTTTCGTCTGATAAtacttttcttcattaaGTCTGTTCCTATTATCTACAGTGATCCCACTAAACTCCCTTTCAGGTTCATGTCCTGGCTGTAATATTTCCACAGGCCTTGATGGAACTGGATAATGTATCGTACTCATACAAGATATAAGCCAGTGAAGCCTTTACACTGTTCAATCCGATAAAATCTAGTTATTGTGTTTTGTCCCAACAGTGGCCTTAAAATAAGACAGAAAACCAGCCATTTTTACTATGCTTACCTAAGCAACGGTTGCTATCTCTGCGTACATCAAGTTTATGCCAGTAAGATGATAAGAACCTTTTGAAATACTACAtaaaacaaaacaaaatatAAAAGATTACAGTGACAGCAACATATGGAAAATTATGACAAATGCACTTTCTACCACACTTTTTTTAACTCCTTGTGTATTCCTTTTCTCCAATCTAAATAAGTTCAGAAGCCAGCTCCTTCACTGAATGTGCAAACTCTTGGGCCAAGTTTTCAACAGCTGATTCAAGCTTGTTCACAAAAGAGTGAAACTCACCAGTATCGTCGGAGGAAGCAACATTGTCTTCTGTCTCCTTTCCccagaaagaagaaaggttTTGTCCACCACCATTGTAAACCAAGAGGTTTGGAGTGTCTTCTGGAACATCCTCTAATACTCCGACAGATGCATACTTGAGGAggttctttttcaattgagcAGGTGTGACACCCTCAGATCCTCCGTTAGAGTACAGAGATCCAGCAGCAGGCTGCAATGATAGGAAGTAAGTCAACAGACCAGCAATGTGAGGAGAGGCCATTGAAGTACCAGACAAGGTAGCAGTTGCGTCATCCGAACCAGTGTAGGTAGAAAGAATGTTTAAACCTGGAGCGAAAATGTCAACACATTTACCGTAGTTAGAAAAGTAAGCTCTAGCGTCTGATAAGGTTGATGCACCGACGGTGATGGCATTCTCAGCAGCTGCTGGCGAGGTGTTACAAGCATCTTGGTTTTCGTTACCTGCTGCAACGGCAAAGTGAATACCATTCTTAACAGCAGCATTGACTGCAAGGTCCAAAGCAGGAGATTTACCACCACCCAGTGACATGTTAGCGGTAGAGCCCTTAAATTTCTTGTTGCCCTTTTTAACAGCATCCAAGTGGGATTGGGTGGCATACTCAACACCCTTCAGAACATCTGACATCGAACCAGAACCATTAGATCTCAAGACCTTGATGGCAACAACATTAGCCTTCTTGGCAACACCGTAGCTTTCAGAAGCAATGGTACCAGCACAGTGAGTTCCGTGACCGTTTCCATCGTCATCAACGTCTCCAGCTGGAATGGTCTTACCCCAAGATGCTCTACCCTGGAATTCTTTGTGAGTGACGTGGATACCTGTATCGATAACATAGGAAGTAACACCTTCACCACCAGCTCCATCATATAAGTACTTGTTGAAGCTGCCTAGGGAAAGAGGCTTTCTGTGAGAGACTCTGGCCAAACCCCAAGGAGCACCGttttgagtttcaaaatcGGTGGCAAATACTCTCGAATCCCTTTCAATGAAAGCAACTGCTGGATGCTTACTGATAAGCTCTAAAGTGTCATCCGTGAAGTATCCGGTGTAACCCTTGAGCAAGTCACCAACGGAGAAGTCACCGGTGTAACCTGTTTCGCCATTCTCATTAGAAACGAAAAATGAGTGATTTGGATCTGACTCTCTTAATTTGCTCACAGACTCTTCATGAAGAGTGGAGATAAGGTCACGGTGGAAGTCGATATCCTCTGAAGTGACACCCTTCTTGAAGACTATAATATAAGAGTAAGGGATTAAGTTTTTAGAAGCGGAATGGGTAGTAATGACTGGAGCCGAAGGGTGGCcttctttcatcttcttcaaagcttcaGGGCAAAGCTTAGGGTGTCCCTTGGAATCCTTAGCGATTTTAGGATGCTTTCCATGGTGAGCCATATCAACTTTAGGATGTTTACCATGGTGGGCTAATACACCTTGTTCACTGTCACCATTAGCACCAAACTGGCTGGGTAATGACTCAATGTTAGGAATTAGCAATCCTTGGACTGCTATGGCAGATAAGATAGCCAATCCAACGGAATGACGCAATTGCATAGTTTAAATAATATGGAgatttgtttgaagagagTTAAAAGGGACAGTAAAACAACACTAGAGTGTTTGTAATGTTTTACTGGGGTGTTGTAGATAACGGACAAGGAGAAAAGATAAAGTGGCGATAAAGGGGTATTTATACAGTAAGTGGCTTATGCTCGACATTTACCTCGCTTATCAGAGGCATATTCCTCTGAGCAACCCGCAAAAAATCGTCATTCGTCATGTGACTATTTAGTATCTGCATGATAAGTTATCGTAACTTGAAACATGAGGCGTGACATTAAACGGCAGACAcgataaaaaaaaaaaaaaaggacGTCTATTGGTCCAGCCAATCGAATGACGAGTCTACGGCAAACTTAGTCGAATAAATCGTAGGGATCTCCGGGAATGTATCGGCCTTGGAGACAATTATTCGGTGGTTATCGTTGACGAGTTTACCCTTAATTAGGTTTTGATCGATTAGACTGATCATGAGGTTCTCCACAAAGGAGTCGTCTATCTGGGACTCGTTGGTAACAATCAGGTATGAATAATTGTTCTGAAAGTATGCGTTTTGATTGGGTGAAATGGAAACGAAAAGGGCTGTTTTGATGGATGAAAATCTCAGAGAGTTGTTGACTGGTGGCTCTATAAGGGCCAGCTTTCGGACCAGATTTCTGAACAGCAAAATACGCAACCGTTGAAGTAGCGGCAGGAGAACGTTCATCTTTAAAAAGTATGACTCATTATCAAACAGGTATTTGTGGAATTCGAAAACATTACCCTTTTTGAGGGTTGAAATCAGTGGTCGATAAAGCTCAATCAGAGGGTGTGCCTCTTGAGATGACAGCAGCTGGTTCAGGATGTTCAAATTTGGTATCTTACCAACTATAAGACTGGAGGGGATAAGATATTTTAGTATTAATTCCATATTTTTCGTCCGATGATTGGTATTATTGATGTAGGCGTTGTTCAAACACCAGTTCAATTGAACAAATGCAGTCATGAAGTTATTCTGTATGAAGTTAAACTTTCCCAACAAAAATCTATACTGAATTAGCTGGGACTTAGGGATAATTTTGGCGTCCAAGTTCAACACGTTCATGTTGGAGAAGATATCATTGCATCTCAAGAGATGATTGATGTTAAAGTAGATGTAGCAAGTCTTTATACCAAGCAAGAATAAGACCAGTTGTTGGTCCCTTGATATCTGGCCGGTTGGatctctttgatttctaATATTGTTGAAAGCTTTCTGCAAAATGGTAGACATCTGCGTAAGCCTTGGATAATAGCTGTTCCtctttttgataattaGCAATTTTTTATCAACCAATTTGACAAGAGGATGCAAAAGAATGACATAATCAACAAGAGTCCCAAACAGGTACTTGTAATGCTGTTGTTTGTTGAGAGAACTTGCCAACTCGTCAACAACGTTAATCATTAGATCAATGGATTTCAATATCGACCAGGGGTCAAAGTTTCTAACAAATTTTAAATAGCTGACAATAAGGCTTTCGAACCGAGCCCAGTCGCCACCAAAGAACTGTTGATCTTGCACGAATTTGCTTATGGTTTGTTCAGATTGATTCTGTAGATCCACTTGAAGTTTTGGGAGATGAGGAGATTTTGGGTTCATAGTCAATTGTTTCTTGAGCAATTCACTTGCCTCTTTTTCGGGAAGCCGAATCGTAGAATGAATCTTTTTAAAAAAGATTTCTAATTGACTCATTTAGGGAAGCTAACGAGTGAATGTTCATagagaagaagagtctCGGGAGATTAAACAGACGGTCATGATTTTCAGAAAGTTTCGAGGCGACGTCGATGGGAGAGTTTGGGCATTGAATAAGAAAACGTTGCAAGGGCAAGGAGGactgaaaaatattgagaTCAGGAAACTCATGAATCCTGTATTTAGCCCAGTTTGAATAGGTTTTAGCCAGGTCAGTATTGCCACCAATTCTTCCTTCATTCTGCCACACCCTTCCTCGCATCTTCATTCACGTTTAGTTACATAAGCGCGAGACGCAtaatcaacttttcaattctgcCTGGTAAAGTTAACCTTTTAGCATGGGTCGCAACAAACTCGACGAACCTTCCATAACATGCCCCACAGAGAAGATAATAGTGCGAAGAATTCCCCCAGAGCTCCCTGAGGAGGAGTTTAAAGAGCTATTCACTCCCTGTGTCGAAGGAGAATGGAATGGGTATTATAGATACGTTAAAGGCCATGTAGCCAAGGATATGTACGACGAAACGACATTTGCAAGGGCTTACATTCGTTTCGATAGCTTGGAGCAATCCGAGAATTTCATGAAAACCTTCAGGGAAAAGGTCAATCATGATCCTGAGCATTTTCGGGTAGAGAGGGCAATTTACCTTCATATTGGACCGTTTGAAGAGGAACCAGTAAAGGAAGAAACAGAACCATTAGAGTCTAATGAATATTTCCAGAGGTTCTTAGAGTGGTATAACACCGGCTGTGAGGGCGAAGCTCCACATTTGTTAGTTCCAACTATGTCTGACAAAAAGACAGGGAAAGGGAAAAAGTCCAAGAAAAAGGATAAGGCCAAATCAAAACCCAAAGTGGACAAGGCCAAAGCCCAAGAACAACAAGAGGTAGACAAACCTGACTCTAAAGAGAAAGTTCAGGGGAAGGATAAATCAAAGTCgaaagcaaagaaagaaaagaaaaagaagaagcaggCAGTGAACCAAGATAAGTCGCCAGAAGAAGTTAAAACAACTTCTTCAGCTCCTTCGGAAGATACCCCGGTCAAGTCGAAACCCAAAAAACGAACCAAAAAACCAAAGTCCAAAGCTAAAGATCCTGAGTCCTCATCTGAACCTAATGAAAACTCCAACGAAACTTCCAAGCCCAGCGACCTGGAAAATCCTAGTTCTGCATCAGCTAAAACCAAATCCAAGCCTAAAATAACGATTAAACAGAGACCAAGTCCCAAACCGGAGCCAGACTCTAATTCTCCTCAAAACCATGCTGCAGAGAATTCTAGTACCGTGTTCATAGAAGCTTGAGGGTCTAACTGACACTCTCTTTTGACTACTCACGAAAGCGAACACTTATCTACACAAACATCAATTCCTACCTGTGATGCTCATAAATAAAAGCCACCAGTTTATAAGGGCCACCCTGAAATGGATTTCTGTTATCCTGGGCAAACAGTTGAGAGATCATTTGTATCAGGGAAGGcaccaagaagattggaaCCAGAATTGGTCAATCAATGACTTTAGGGACAACATCCTCCTTTCTGATTGCATCCAGAAACTTTTCGATATCAATGTGCTATACCTAATATTCAATTTTCTCTTGGATGATAAGCTTGTGATGTCGTTTCAAGGGATCCAAGCACAAGGGAAAATGGTAACTGAGGACACTATTTATTCACATCCGGAATTGTATCagcatttttttcaatcgATACACACATTATGGTCTCAGCAATGTCGAAAGAAATTGAATTCAAAGTTTTACCACTTTCTGAATCCTGGTGCTATTCGGTTTTTCTACTTACAATTGAATAGAGAAGAACCTTTGCAATTGAATCAAATCTCGTTCCAATGTTTGTTCCAAGTATTTCATATCTGTGAACTCATGTTGACAGTAGGTCTAAATTGCAATAAATCTGCGGTTTGTTTAACGTCTTTAACCGTTCTGACCGAGGAGGAAAACTTGTTATTGAAGCAAGATCTTGAATTCAGCATGGTTAGAAACTATTTGGTCTAcaagcaaaagaaatatgGGATAgaattcttggaaaatatACAGGATTATGTTGATCTACTAGAGAActccttgaaagaaaagcaatCTGAATCAATTGTTCAGGAACCAAACGAGGATGCGTACAGAGTTCTATTATGGGaaaaaaagttgatggaaAAAGTAATCTATTATCAATCTTCCCTGGACTTTTCTTCTATCAATTTGCGCTGAGGAATCACCGCTTCAAATGCTTTTTTCCAGTCTTTGAACTCCCACCATTTCAACAACAGTTCAAAGACATGACTTGTGGCAAGAACCTTTCTTCCACTTAATTTGATGTACTCATCAATTGGTAATCTTTTTGTCTGAATACGCATTTCCTGAGCTTTATTCTGACAAAGATTTTTATGACGGCCTTTGTCAACAATTCCCCCAATAATATACACCTCATCCTTCGATAACTTCTCTAATTTGTCATCAGTATCCGCAGAGAGATATACAACATTGCTAAGATCGTCTTTAACATATGGCTGACTCTCCAGGTAATCTTTTAAACTGTCcttggaaaagttgataCCCGTTTTCCATGATTTATATTGTGAAAGAGCGTCATCAAACCGGCTCTCTAACCTGTCACCGAAAGATGTGACAACCAGACCAACGGCGTATTTACTTCTTCTAGCATCAGAATAGATTCTGGTAATTTGGtttgataaagaaactATCTCTTTCTCCAGCATTAAATCGTCAAATGCACAGTCAATTATAACTGACGAATCTGTAGGTATTTGATCTTCTGGATCAATAACTCTAGCTTTTGGAGGGCCTCCAGTTACAGTAGACGGATCTATTCCCTTAGCTCGAAGTTCCTCGTTGCGAATGCGTCTATTTGCTCTACTCTGTTGTCTCTTGGCCCTCTTAACctcttgaaattgttgTTTCATATCATCAAACCGTTTCCTCTTCTGTAATTTTTTCCATTGAGACTTAGACATCCCCTCAGGAATGTTTTTGTCTGCTTCTCTCCTGGACACAACTTTGGAGGTagcagaagaaaaagattcattCAGAGATAGCCCCTCAGTTGGGGACACTGGAGATATCTCCGACAATTTATTCGCTTCTAGCTGACTCATGCTTCTTTCCACCTCTGGAGATTGGAAAATACTCAGAGTaatgttgaaaatattCGAGAAGGCCTTCCCGTCTACAAAACTATTTCTCTAGGGACGAGCAATTGACAGTTGACTAAGAAGTTAGCAGCTAAGATGAAGCAGTTCAACTACAAATTTCAATCATTTTAAGCAGTTACCTTTCTTTGCCACTCTAAACATTCTCACCCGATGTAGCAACCTCTCCCTGTAGTCACCCCTCCCAGAAAAATGCAGCCTCCTACCATGTTGCTCCCCCACAGTATCTCCCATCAAAGAATGACCTCCCGTAGCactgatttttttttttttttttcgcagaaattcattcatttcttttctttctcccTCCAGCTTGACATTTCCCCAAACAACCCAAATATCCCCTCTATGATGGCCCCTCCTCCCCCCTCGGTGGTGATAGATGCTCGTGCCATAAGTGGGATCACCGGCTCCATATCTATTGCCTGTTGGATCATAGTGTTTGCTCCCCAAATATATGAGAACTTCATAAGAAAAAGCGCCCAGGGCTTGTCCATGACCTTTGTCGTTCTTTGGTTGCTTGGTGACATCTTCAATGTTATAGGTGCAGTAATGCAAGGTGTACTACCAACCATGATTATACTGGCTATTTATTATACTCTTGCGGATATTGTGTTGCTTGCGCAATGCCTCGTGTATTCAAAAGGGTTATCAGCCTTGAAAGCATCACAGGGAGTTGACCCCATTCATCTTTCTCCAGCTACTCCTCTAAATGAGCATGATAACCTCTTGGAAAGTGTCTTAAGCAGTGACCGTGATTATTTTGGCTCCAACGATGATATGGACACTGACACCACGGGACTAGGCTCAGACGCTGATTTAGAAAGCTTCTTAGATACTGATGGTATCAGCGGAAACGTTAGCAAAATGAGTTCCATTTATTACAATACATTAATGGTATTCTTGGTTGTACTTGCTGGTGTCCTTGGCTGGTGGATATCTGATTCCAGAAACGATGATACCGGTGATGACCCAGAGTTGGTCTTTGACACAGTTGCACAGATTTTTGGATGGTTGTGTGCTTTCTTATACCTGGGATCCAGAGTGCCCCAAATCCTACTGAACTACGAGAGAAAATCATGTGATGGTATTTCATTTttattctttctttttgcatGTTTGGGAAACCTGACATATGTAGTTTCCATTTTATCCATTGACACCTCATACAACTATTTACTAGTCAACTCTTCATGGTTGGCAGGATCATTGGGAACATTATTTTTAGACTTTACCATTTTCgtccagtttttcatctaTAACGAGTCAAAGGATGAATGCTCATCCTCAGATGATGAATATGATAATGAACTTTACGATTCGGGTAATTAGAGTGATTAATTAAAGATTTTAAttagaaaagtttttttGTAAGCGAGTGGAACCGACCACCNTCNccccccccccccccccccctAACCAGACGGGTAGTTTTAAACCAACCCTACGGGAGAAAACTGGTTCATCCCTAGTAGTGTCCCTCACAAATCATACCTCTCATAGAAAAATCTTCGATACTACACACTACCTACTTAGTCTAGCAAATCCGTCAACAACACTCTTGGATCGTTCACCTTGTGAATTAGTTCATCTTACCTCACTATTCGATTGAGTGACGATGTTTAATAGGTCATCTTCTGCTGGTTTTGgttcaaatatttcatcCACATCAGGCACCCTTTCACAGCAACAACCTCCCACCGTTCCTTTCAAACCTTTCATAGAGAAGGCTCCTAATACAGGCACTTTAGAGTATCAGAGCATCTCTTGCATGCCTGAGTACCGTAATTGgtcatttgaagaaataaGATTAAACGATTATCAATTGAACAGACGATTCGCCACGCAGAACATGTCCTCAGGATTTTCATTTGGTGCAAATGCCAACACACA
It encodes the following:
- a CDS encoding Vacuolar proteinase B (yscB), a serine protease of the subtilisin family, with product MQLRHSVGLAILSAIAVQGLLIPNIESLPSQFGANGDSEQGVLAHHGKHPKVDMAHHGKHPKIAKDSKGHPKLCPEALKKMKEGHPSAPVITTHSASKNLIPYSYIIVFKKGVTSEDIDFHRDLISTLHEESVSKLRESDPNHSFFVSNENGETGYTGDFSVGDLLKGYTGYFTDDTLELISKHPAVAFIERDSRVFATDFETQNGAPWGLARVSHRKPLSLGSFNKYLYDGAGGEGVTSYVIDTGIHVTHKEFQGRASWGKTIPAGDVDDDGNGHGTHCAGTIASESYGVAKKANVVAIKVLRSNGSGSMSDVLKGVEYATQSHLDAVKKGNKKFKGSTANMSLGGGKSPALDLAVNAAVKNGIHFAVAAGNENQDACNTSPAAAENAITVGASTLSDARAYFSNYGKCVDIFAPGLNILSTYTGSDDATATLSGTSMASPHIAGLLTYFLSLQPAAGSLYSNGGSEGVTPAQLKKNLLKYASVGVLEDVPEDTPNLLVYNGGGQNLSSFWGKETEDNVASSDDTGEFHSFVNKLESAVENLAQEFAHSVKELASELI
- a CDS encoding Nuclear pore-associated protein, forms a complex with Sac3p; its protein translation is MSQLEIFFKKIHSTIRLPEKEASELLKKQLTMNPKSPHLPKLQVDLQNQSEQTISKFVQDQQFFGGDWARFESLIVSYLKFVRNFDPWSILKSIDLMINVVDELASSLNKQQHYKYLFGTLVDYVILLHPLVKLVDKKLLIIKKRNSYYPRLTQMSTILQKAFNNIRNQRDPTGQISRDQQLVLFLLGIKTCYIYFNINHLLRCNDIFSNMNVLNLDAKIIPKSQLIQYRFLLGKFNFIQNNFMTAFVQLNWCLNNAYINNTNHRTKNMELILKYLIPSSLIVGKIPNLNILNQLLSSQEAHPLIELYRPLISTLKKGNVFEFHKYLFDNESYFLKMNVLLPLLQRLRILLFRNLVRKLALIEPPVNNSLRFSSIKTALFVSISPNQNAYFQNNYSYLIVTNESQIDDSFVENLMISLIDQNLIKGKLVNDNHRIIVSKADTFPEIPTIYSTKFAVDSSFDWLDQ